Proteins encoded by one window of Polaribacter haliotis:
- the truB gene encoding tRNA pseudouridine(55) synthase TruB, translating into MTEEDYKNGQVLLIDKPLTWTSFQVVNKLRWEIKQRFKIKKIKVGHAGTLDPLATGLLIICTGKQTKKIDTYQGQIKEYTGTFTVGATTPSYDLETEINETYPTEHISKELLEETTKQFIGDIQQKPPIFSAIKKEGKRLYELARKGETTEIKARTVTVSEFEITNINLPKVDFRIVCSKGTYIRSIAFDYGKALNSGAHLSALRRTKIGNFSVDKALSVEEFIQNLKEN; encoded by the coding sequence ATGACTGAAGAAGATTACAAAAACGGACAAGTTTTATTAATTGATAAACCACTTACTTGGACTTCTTTTCAAGTAGTTAACAAATTAAGGTGGGAAATTAAACAGCGCTTTAAAATTAAAAAAATTAAAGTTGGTCATGCAGGAACTTTAGATCCTTTAGCGACAGGTTTGTTAATTATTTGTACAGGAAAACAAACCAAAAAAATAGATACCTATCAAGGTCAAATAAAAGAATATACTGGAACTTTTACAGTTGGAGCAACCACACCAAGTTACGATTTAGAAACAGAAATAAACGAAACATATCCAACAGAACATATTTCTAAAGAATTATTAGAAGAAACTACCAAACAGTTTATAGGCGATATTCAACAAAAACCTCCGATTTTTTCAGCGATTAAAAAAGAAGGAAAACGTTTATATGAATTGGCTAGAAAAGGGGAAACTACAGAAATTAAAGCAAGAACTGTAACTGTTTCGGAATTTGAAATTACCAATATTAACTTACCAAAAGTAGATTTTAGAATCGTTTGTAGCAAAGGAACTTACATTCGTTCCATCGCTTTCGATTATGGAAAAGCACTAAACTCAGGTGCTCATTTATCAGCACTAAGAAGAACAAAAATTGGAAATTTTTCAGTGGATAAAGCTTTATCTGTAGAAGAATTTATTCAGAATTTGAAAGAGAATTAG
- a CDS encoding cell division protein FtsX: MASKFESYQKRRLASSYISVVISIALVLFMVGVLGFVLLKSTLVANRVKEKVAVTLFLKDNVSRKQIDGFKESLQKEEFTKRIIYTSKQQAAKNYSKEIGEDFMKFVGENPLKNGIDIYLKAAFVTPEKMQELETRFLKNAFVAEVTYDKLLINLITKNIKRISFWLLVLSGFFGLVAIILINSSIRLSIYSKRFNIKTMQMVGATKSFIRKPFIWRSIRLGFIGAFLALIGLAVVIYYADKFAPSLGLLKDYVSLSYLTGGVLIVAFLITWLSTFFATQRFLNLRTDELYY; the protein is encoded by the coding sequence ATGGCTTCAAAATTTGAATCTTATCAAAAAAGACGTTTAGCATCTTCTTACATTTCTGTTGTAATAAGTATTGCTTTGGTACTTTTTATGGTAGGTGTTTTAGGTTTTGTACTTTTAAAATCTACCTTGGTTGCCAATCGTGTAAAGGAAAAAGTGGCTGTTACCTTGTTCTTAAAAGATAATGTAAGTAGAAAACAAATAGATGGTTTTAAGGAATCTCTACAAAAAGAAGAATTCACAAAAAGAATTATTTATACTTCTAAACAGCAAGCTGCAAAAAATTACAGCAAAGAAATTGGCGAAGATTTTATGAAGTTTGTTGGAGAAAATCCATTAAAAAACGGAATAGATATTTATTTAAAAGCGGCATTTGTAACACCAGAAAAAATGCAAGAACTAGAAACACGTTTTCTTAAAAATGCATTTGTTGCAGAAGTTACTTACGATAAATTGCTTATAAATTTAATTACAAAAAACATTAAAAGAATTAGCTTTTGGTTGTTAGTTTTAAGTGGTTTCTTTGGTTTGGTAGCAATTATTTTAATTAATAGTTCTATTCGACTTTCAATTTACTCTAAAAGATTTAATATAAAAACCATGCAAATGGTTGGTGCAACAAAAAGTTTTATTAGAAAACCTTTTATTTGGCGAAGTATAAGATTAGGTTTTATTGGTGCGTTTTTAGCATTAATTGGCCTGGCTGTTGTTATTTATTATGCAGATAAATTTGCACCAAGCTTAGGTTTGTTAAAGGATTATGTTTCTTTATCTTACTTAACTGGTGGTGTTTTAATAGTAGCATTTTTAATTACTTGGTTAAGCACTTTTTTTGCCACACAACGTTTCTTAAATTTACGAACAGACGAACTTTATTATTAA
- a CDS encoding response regulator transcription factor codes for MIKNSVVIVDDHTLLSQAIAGMVNSFDKFKVLYTCKNGQELIDKFNASPQNIPDVVLMDINMPIMNGIETTAWISENHSYVNVMALSVEDADTTVLKMLKAGAVGYLLKDTEKTVLENALLEIVENGFFHTKNVTNLLMQSISGNETNNITFKDREIAFMKHSCSELTYKEIADKMCLSPKTIDGYRDVLFTKLNVKNRVGMVMYAIKHKIYTP; via the coding sequence ATGATAAAAAATTCGGTAGTAATTGTTGATGACCACACATTATTGTCTCAAGCAATTGCAGGCATGGTTAATTCTTTTGACAAGTTTAAAGTATTGTATACTTGCAAAAACGGACAAGAATTAATTGATAAATTTAATGCTTCTCCGCAAAATATTCCAGACGTTGTTTTAATGGACATTAATATGCCAATTATGAATGGAATTGAAACCACAGCTTGGATTTCGGAAAACCATAGTTATGTAAATGTAATGGCATTGTCTGTGGAAGATGCAGATACTACAGTTTTAAAAATGCTAAAAGCAGGTGCAGTTGGTTATCTTTTAAAAGATACTGAGAAAACTGTTTTAGAAAATGCATTGTTAGAAATAGTAGAAAATGGTTTTTTTCATACAAAAAATGTAACTAATTTATTAATGCAATCTATTTCTGGAAACGAAACAAACAACATTACTTTTAAAGATAGAGAAATTGCTTTTATGAAGCATTCTTGTTCTGAATTAACTTACAAAGAAATTGCAGATAAAATGTGTTTAAGCCCAAAAACAATAGATGGTTATAGAGATGTTTTATTTACAAAATTGAATGTAAAAAATAGGGTTGGTATGGTTATGTATGCAATAAAACATAAAATTTATACACCATAA
- a CDS encoding undecaprenyl-diphosphate phosphatase: MDILEAIILGIIQGLTEFLPVSSSGHLELAKAILGDTSVPEESLTFTVVLHFATALSTIVIFRKEILEIFKGLFQFKWNEEFQFSLKIIISMIPAVVVGLLFEEELESFFGGKILLVGCMLLLTALLLLLADKAKQTNKKVSFSNSVIIGISQAIAMLPGISRSGATISTSVLLGIDRTRAARFSFLMVVPLIFGKIGKDVLSGDLNFESSQMIPISAGFIAAFLAGLLACKWMISLVKKSKLSYFSIYCAIVGSIAIGYALLN; encoded by the coding sequence ATGGATATTTTAGAAGCAATAATTCTTGGAATTATACAAGGATTAACAGAGTTTTTACCAGTTTCTTCAAGTGGACATTTAGAGTTGGCAAAAGCCATTTTAGGAGACACTTCTGTGCCAGAAGAAAGCTTAACATTTACAGTAGTTTTACATTTTGCAACAGCATTAAGTACCATTGTTATTTTTAGAAAAGAAATTTTAGAAATTTTTAAAGGTTTGTTTCAGTTTAAATGGAATGAAGAGTTTCAGTTTTCATTAAAAATTATTATTTCTATGATTCCTGCTGTAGTTGTAGGTTTACTTTTCGAAGAGGAATTAGAATCTTTTTTCGGAGGAAAAATATTATTAGTGGGTTGCATGTTACTTTTAACAGCTTTGTTATTATTGTTGGCAGATAAAGCAAAACAAACAAATAAAAAAGTTTCTTTTTCGAACTCCGTAATTATTGGAATATCGCAAGCAATTGCAATGTTGCCAGGAATTTCTAGATCTGGAGCAACTATTTCTACATCCGTTTTATTAGGAATAGACAGAACAAGAGCTGCACGTTTTTCTTTTTTAATGGTAGTTCCCTTAATTTTTGGTAAAATTGGAAAAGATGTTCTAAGTGGAGATTTAAATTTTGAATCTTCGCAAATGATTCCTATTTCTGCTGGTTTTATTGCTGCTTTTTTAGCAGGTTTATTGGCTTGTAAATGGATGATTTCTTTAGTTAAGAAAAGTAAACTTTCTTACTTTTCGATTTACTGTGCAATTGTGGGAAGTATAGCTATTGGTTACGCTTTATTAAATTAA
- a CDS encoding OmpA/MotB family protein, giving the protein MKKISLLILSGILISSCVSKKEFAALQAEKISTEQELLTVKTNLQKCLIEKEKEDAKMFSLQEQVKYLKEDKKSALKQVENLTVLTQSSSDNIKTVISQLSEKDKYINGVRKAMTQKDSINLAIKYHLTRNLTDGIQDKDIEVNVEKTVVFISISDKLLFKSGSYNVTDNAYTVLEKIAKVIKDQPQMEVMIEGHTDSTPIKRDLIQDNWDLSALRATSITRILQYKFGVKPARLIAAGRSQYVPLVENNSAENKAKNRRTKIIIMPKLNQFFDLLEQDAK; this is encoded by the coding sequence ATGAAGAAAATATCATTACTAATATTATCCGGAATTTTAATTAGTTCATGTGTATCTAAGAAAGAATTCGCAGCATTGCAAGCAGAAAAAATAAGTACAGAACAAGAATTACTTACTGTAAAAACTAATTTGCAAAAGTGTTTAATTGAAAAAGAAAAAGAAGACGCGAAAATGTTCTCTCTTCAAGAACAAGTAAAATACTTAAAAGAGGATAAGAAATCTGCTCTAAAACAAGTTGAAAATTTAACTGTTTTAACACAATCTTCTTCTGATAATATTAAAACTGTTATTTCTCAATTAAGTGAGAAAGACAAATATATTAATGGAGTTAGAAAAGCAATGACTCAGAAAGATTCTATTAACTTGGCTATTAAATATCATTTAACTAGAAACTTAACAGATGGTATACAAGATAAAGATATCGAAGTAAATGTAGAAAAAACTGTTGTTTTTATTTCTATCTCAGACAAATTATTGTTTAAAAGCGGAAGCTATAATGTAACAGACAATGCTTACACTGTTTTAGAAAAAATAGCAAAAGTAATTAAAGATCAACCTCAAATGGAAGTTATGATTGAAGGTCATACAGATTCGACTCCAATTAAGAGAGATTTAATACAAGACAACTGGGATTTATCTGCTTTAAGAGCAACTTCTATTACACGTATTTTACAATACAAGTTTGGGGTTAAACCTGCTCGTTTAATTGCTGCTGGTAGAAGCCAATATGTACCTTTGGTTGAAAACAATTCTGCTGAAAACAAGGCGAAAAACAGAAGAACTAAAATTATAATTATGCCTAAATTAAATCAGTTTTTTGATTTGTTAGAGCAAGATGCTAAGTAA
- a CDS encoding endonuclease/exonuclease/phosphatase family protein has protein sequence MNKKIITFLILLFTISATFSQKKGKKYNIRTIAFYNLENLFDTINDTSINDEASPMMELKANRSKVYWDKIDKLGDVIAQIGADKANTSPAIIGVSEVENLSVLEDLVKSKHLAKKHYGIIHYDSPDKRGIDVALLYQKRYFKPVFHQAFNPNIYRENRKVYTRDQLLVSGYLDDELIHLIVNHWPSRSGGEAKSRPLREKAAFQNTKIIAQIRDKEPNAKILIMGDFNDDPINSSFKEVLKTKGKKKEVQEDDIYNPYEDLHRRGFNTLGYRDNINLFDMVLISSPLLDKGEKDFSTYKMYKAMIFNKRFLTSRRGQYKGYPFRSFSNGGYTGGYSDHYPVYMYLIKEKQ, from the coding sequence ATGAATAAAAAAATAATCACATTCTTAATTCTTCTATTTACAATTTCTGCCACTTTCTCTCAGAAGAAAGGCAAAAAATACAATATTAGAACCATTGCTTTTTATAATTTAGAAAATCTTTTTGATACTATAAACGACACTTCTATTAATGATGAAGCTAGTCCAATGATGGAGTTAAAAGCAAACCGTTCTAAAGTTTATTGGGATAAGATTGATAAATTAGGAGATGTAATCGCCCAAATTGGTGCAGATAAAGCAAATACAAGTCCTGCAATAATTGGAGTTTCTGAAGTAGAAAATTTAAGTGTTTTAGAAGATTTGGTAAAATCGAAACATTTAGCGAAGAAACATTATGGGATTATCCATTACGATTCTCCAGACAAAAGAGGTATTGATGTTGCTTTATTATATCAAAAAAGATATTTTAAACCGGTTTTTCATCAAGCTTTTAATCCTAATATTTATAGAGAAAATAGGAAAGTTTATACTAGAGACCAGTTATTAGTTTCTGGTTATTTAGATGACGAGTTAATTCATTTAATTGTAAATCACTGGCCTTCTAGAAGTGGTGGAGAAGCAAAAAGCAGACCGTTAAGAGAAAAAGCAGCTTTCCAAAACACTAAAATAATAGCTCAAATTAGAGACAAAGAACCAAATGCGAAAATTTTAATTATGGGCGATTTTAACGACGACCCAATTAATTCTAGTTTTAAAGAAGTTTTAAAAACGAAGGGTAAAAAGAAAGAAGTACAAGAAGACGATATTTACAACCCTTATGAAGATTTACATAGAAGAGGTTTTAATACTTTAGGATATAGAGATAATATTAACTTATTTGATATGGTTTTAATTTCTTCACCATTGTTAGATAAAGGTGAAAAAGATTTTTCTACTTATAAGATGTATAAAGCAATGATTTTTAATAAGCGTTTTCTAACAAGTAGAAGAGGGCAATATAAGGGATATCCTTTTAGAAGTTTTTCTAACGGAGGTTATACAGGTGGTTATTCAGACCATTACCCTGTGTATATGTATTTGATTAAAGAGAAACAATAG
- a CDS encoding carboxypeptidase-like regulatory domain-containing protein: MRKIFLSMFLLLCCSAYINAQNVVKGIVVDGDSENALQSVLVSVKNTTTSKATDVDGVFNITGIINGNYIVEIKLAGYETQNFPVELSGNVVDLGTILLFKDITEDQDLSLITITDDELNDDASAADNISGLLQATKDVFLRSAAFEFSSSFFRIKGLDSGNGKVLINGIEMNKIYDGRAQWSNWGGLNDVLRNQEFSNGLSPSNFTFGGVLGSTNMNTRASQQRPGVRISYSSSNRSYQHRAMATYSTGMLEDGWAMTFSGSRRAGIEGFNDGTTYNAYSLFASIEKKINDNHSLSFTSIFTPNRRGKSSPNTQEVFDLKGIEYNEYWGNLNGRKVNSRIKEVEEPILMLNHFWDISEGTSLQTNVAYQFGKIGNSRLDFNGGANPSPTYYQYLPSFFVRNDDLAGAYTARENFENDGQIDWNRIFDANITNATAGTNNAYVLYEDRNDDKQFTVNTILNTDISNNITLNGKLEYKRLRSNNFAEVVDLLGGNGYLDINNFADTEAQKQNDLQNPNRVVSEGDTFRYNYNLNSDLVSVFAQAQFKYNKVDFYTAANVSRITHQREGLYQNGRFQNNSLGESEKLDFTNYGVKAGATYKVTGRHLLDANVAYLTQAPTIRNSFSNSRENNNIVENLQSEKVFSADASYIVRSPIITSRLTGYYTSIKDATEISFYFADGVGGDNTAFVQEILSGIEKKHVGLELGIEAQVTPTIKLKGAASIGQFTYDNNPDLYLTSDVINEGVFDANGRSKNYTSNLKNYKIAAGPHKAYSVGFEYRDPDYWWVGATTNFFSNTYVDVAPLTRSSNFYEDSDGLAFPDYDLEVAKELLQQERFDDYMVVNLIGGKSWKIDDKYISVFATVNNLLGTEYKSGGFEQGRNANYRQLREDKSLDTPVFGNKYWYGRGATYFLNVNISF; encoded by the coding sequence ATGAGAAAAATTTTTCTATCAATGTTTTTGCTTTTATGCTGTTCAGCATATATAAACGCACAAAATGTTGTAAAGGGAATCGTTGTAGATGGCGATTCTGAAAATGCTCTGCAAAGTGTCTTAGTAAGTGTAAAAAATACTACCACAAGTAAAGCTACAGATGTAGATGGTGTATTTAATATTACTGGTATTATTAATGGCAATTATATTGTAGAGATTAAATTAGCAGGTTACGAAACACAAAACTTTCCTGTAGAACTTTCTGGTAATGTAGTAGATTTAGGCACAATTTTACTTTTTAAAGACATTACAGAAGACCAAGATTTAAGTTTAATTACTATTACAGACGACGAGTTAAACGACGATGCTAGTGCAGCAGATAATATTTCTGGTTTGCTACAAGCAACAAAAGATGTTTTTTTAAGATCTGCAGCTTTCGAATTCAGTTCTTCTTTTTTTAGAATTAAAGGTTTAGATTCTGGAAATGGAAAAGTGCTTATCAATGGAATAGAAATGAACAAAATCTATGATGGTAGAGCGCAATGGAGTAACTGGGGTGGTTTAAACGATGTTTTAAGAAATCAAGAATTTAGTAATGGATTATCTCCATCGAACTTTACTTTTGGAGGCGTTTTAGGTTCTACAAACATGAATACTAGAGCTTCTCAACAAAGACCAGGAGTTAGAATTTCTTATTCTTCTTCTAATAGAAGTTACCAACATAGAGCTATGGCTACTTATTCTACAGGAATGTTAGAAGATGGTTGGGCAATGACTTTTTCTGGTAGTAGAAGAGCAGGAATAGAGGGTTTTAACGATGGTACAACTTACAATGCTTATTCTCTTTTTGCATCTATAGAAAAGAAAATTAACGACAACCATAGTCTTAGTTTTACATCTATTTTTACGCCAAATAGAAGAGGTAAATCTTCTCCTAACACACAAGAAGTTTTCGATTTAAAAGGAATCGAGTATAACGAATATTGGGGGAATTTAAATGGTAGAAAAGTAAACTCTAGAATTAAGGAAGTAGAAGAACCAATTTTAATGTTAAATCATTTTTGGGACATATCTGAAGGAACTTCACTTCAAACAAACGTAGCATATCAATTTGGTAAAATAGGAAATAGTCGTTTAGATTTTAACGGAGGTGCAAATCCAAGCCCTACATATTACCAATATTTACCAAGTTTTTTTGTTAGGAACGACGATTTAGCTGGAGCATATACAGCTAGAGAAAACTTTGAAAATGATGGACAAATAGATTGGAACAGAATTTTCGATGCTAATATTACAAACGCTACAGCAGGCACAAACAATGCTTATGTTTTGTATGAAGATAGAAATGATGATAAGCAATTTACCGTTAATACAATTTTAAATACAGACATTTCTAACAACATTACTTTAAATGGAAAGTTAGAATACAAACGTTTACGTTCTAATAACTTTGCAGAAGTTGTGGATTTGTTAGGTGGAAATGGATATTTAGATATTAATAATTTTGCAGATACAGAAGCTCAAAAGCAAAACGATTTGCAAAATCCAAACAGAGTAGTTTCTGAAGGAGATACGTTTAGATATAATTATAATTTAAATTCAGATTTGGTAAGTGTCTTTGCACAAGCACAATTTAAATACAATAAAGTAGATTTTTATACTGCTGCAAATGTTTCTAGAATTACACATCAAAGAGAAGGTTTATATCAAAATGGACGTTTTCAAAATAACTCTTTAGGTGAATCTGAGAAATTAGATTTTACAAACTATGGAGTAAAAGCTGGAGCAACTTATAAAGTTACTGGACGTCATTTATTAGACGCAAATGTTGCTTATTTAACCCAAGCACCAACGATTAGAAATTCTTTTTCTAACTCTAGAGAAAATAATAACATTGTAGAAAATTTACAAAGCGAAAAAGTATTTTCTGCAGATGCAAGTTATATTGTAAGAAGCCCAATTATTACTTCTAGATTAACAGGTTATTATACATCTATAAAAGATGCAACAGAAATTTCTTTCTATTTTGCTGATGGTGTTGGAGGAGATAATACTGCTTTCGTGCAAGAAATTTTATCTGGAATAGAAAAGAAACATGTTGGTTTAGAATTGGGTATAGAAGCACAAGTTACACCAACAATTAAATTAAAAGGGGCAGCTTCTATTGGACAATTTACTTATGATAATAATCCTGATTTATATCTTACTTCAGATGTTATTAATGAGGGTGTTTTCGATGCAAATGGACGTTCTAAAAATTACACATCTAATTTAAAGAATTACAAGATTGCTGCAGGGCCACATAAAGCATATTCTGTAGGTTTTGAGTACAGGGACCCAGATTATTGGTGGGTTGGAGCAACAACTAACTTTTTTAGTAATACATATGTAGATGTAGCTCCATTAACAAGATCTAGTAATTTTTATGAAGATTCAGATGGTTTAGCATTTCCAGATTACGATTTAGAAGTTGCTAAAGAACTATTACAACAAGAAAGATTCGACGATTATATGGTTGTAAATCTTATTGGAGGAAAATCTTGGAAAATCGACGATAAATATATTAGTGTATTTGCAACAGTAAATAACTTGTTGGGTACAGAATATAAATCTGGAGGTTTTGAGCAAGGTAGAAATGCAAATTATAGACAATTAAGAGAAGATAAATCTTTAGATACACCAGTTTTTGGAAACAAATATTGGTATGGAAGAGGTGCTACTTATTTTCTTAACGTAAACATATCATTCTAA
- a CDS encoding DUF5689 domain-containing protein → MKTNKIIILVLALITSISFTSCVEDGDFTVPQNLGAEENAAVEAIKAAVTAGTLQEISISNLKGLFVSGQATEITSDLVVKGFVTSSDISGNFYKELFIQDTPSSPTAAIKIAIELTDSYNKYNLGREVYVNLKGLFIGETRSGDGVIAIGGSKNEDDEIENLSLNQVETLTLRAGNTEELVGLEIKLSELNDSHVGLFVKISDAQFPTSLAGKTYVDANDAFDTQRMLEACDGFGYSNFILETSAFASFKFSVLPSGGGSISAVVSKTFNGSDLVLALNDVKDVDMEGARCAPLNIADFTVLEELDFDAGTDNTNLDFPNWTNVATEGNELWTEQIFSGNGYAEFSGFRSGDAVNVGWLISPAIDMSASSNVFLSFKSAQHHLDSDANTLEVFVSTDFDGTDVAGATWQPISANLANRSDSWYAFKDAGLTDLSSYTGTLYVGYKYTGSGTDTELDGAYMIDDFKILGK, encoded by the coding sequence ATGAAAACAAATAAAATAATAATCTTAGTACTAGCATTAATTACTAGTATATCTTTTACCTCTTGTGTAGAAGATGGAGACTTTACTGTACCACAAAATTTAGGAGCAGAAGAAAATGCAGCAGTAGAAGCAATTAAAGCAGCAGTAACTGCAGGAACTTTACAAGAAATTTCAATATCTAATTTAAAAGGTTTATTTGTTAGTGGTCAAGCAACAGAAATCACTTCAGATTTGGTAGTAAAAGGATTCGTAACATCTTCGGATATTTCTGGAAACTTCTACAAAGAACTTTTTATCCAAGATACACCAAGTAGCCCAACTGCAGCAATTAAAATTGCGATTGAGTTAACAGACTCTTACAATAAATATAATTTAGGAAGAGAAGTTTACGTAAACCTAAAAGGTTTATTTATTGGAGAAACAAGATCTGGAGATGGAGTTATAGCAATTGGTGGTTCTAAAAATGAAGATGATGAAATAGAAAACTTATCATTAAACCAAGTAGAAACTTTAACTTTAAGAGCAGGAAATACAGAAGAATTAGTAGGTTTAGAAATTAAATTATCTGAATTAAACGACAGTCATGTTGGTCTTTTTGTAAAAATTAGCGATGCTCAATTTCCTACGAGTTTAGCAGGAAAAACATATGTAGATGCTAATGATGCGTTCGATACACAAAGAATGTTAGAAGCTTGTGACGGTTTTGGATATTCGAACTTTATCTTAGAAACAAGTGCTTTTGCAAGTTTTAAATTTTCAGTTTTACCTTCTGGAGGTGGAAGTATATCTGCAGTAGTTTCTAAGACTTTTAATGGTAGCGACTTAGTATTGGCTTTAAACGATGTTAAAGATGTAGACATGGAAGGTGCAAGATGTGCTCCATTAAACATTGCAGATTTTACTGTATTAGAAGAATTAGATTTCGATGCAGGTACAGATAACACAAATTTAGATTTTCCAAATTGGACAAACGTGGCAACAGAAGGAAACGAACTTTGGACAGAGCAAATTTTTAGTGGAAATGGATATGCAGAGTTTAGTGGATTTAGATCTGGAGATGCAGTAAATGTTGGTTGGTTAATTTCTCCTGCAATAGATATGAGTGCAAGTAGCAATGTATTTTTAAGCTTTAAATCTGCACAACACCATTTAGATTCAGATGCAAATACATTAGAGGTTTTTGTTTCAACAGATTTCGATGGAACAGATGTAGCTGGAGCAACTTGGCAACCAATAAGTGCTAATTTAGCAAACAGAAGCGATTCTTGGTATGCATTTAAAGATGCTGGTTTAACCGATTTATCTTCTTATACAGGAACTTTATATGTAGGTTATAAATACACTGGTTCTGGAACAGATACAGAATTAGATGGAGCTTATATGATAGACGATTTTAAAATTTTAGGAAAGTAA
- a CDS encoding sensor histidine kinase: MESEESQIILYISTIIIVFIIISIILLFAVFQKRKNKLLLKQKATKKRFEREIIETQIEIREETLRNISWELHDNIGQLLTLAKIQLQNATPENIKDVSQTISKGLNEVRALSKLINPEAIKNIELEEAIQLEIDRFNRLNFIDSSLTIKGKEQQIDKKVSIVIFRILQEFFSNTIKHSKASKLDVVLKYTEKEMIVSAQDNGIGFLASEEKGKGIGLDNISNRAKLIGAEAVFTSEKNKGTTLLIHYKL, encoded by the coding sequence ATGGAGTCAGAAGAAAGTCAAATAATTTTATACATATCTACAATTATTATTGTTTTTATTATTATTTCTATTATACTGTTATTTGCAGTTTTTCAAAAACGTAAGAATAAATTATTATTAAAGCAAAAAGCAACAAAAAAACGTTTCGAACGTGAAATTATAGAAACACAAATAGAAATTCGAGAAGAAACATTGCGAAATATTAGTTGGGAACTGCATGATAATATTGGTCAGCTTTTAACATTAGCAAAAATACAGCTACAAAATGCAACACCAGAAAATATAAAAGACGTTTCCCAAACTATTTCTAAAGGTTTAAATGAAGTGCGAGCTTTATCAAAATTAATTAATCCAGAAGCGATTAAAAATATTGAATTAGAAGAAGCAATTCAATTGGAAATAGATCGTTTTAATCGCCTTAATTTCATTGATTCTAGTTTAACTATCAAAGGAAAAGAACAACAAATTGATAAAAAAGTAAGTATTGTTATATTTAGAATTTTACAAGAATTCTTTTCGAACACAATTAAACATTCTAAGGCTTCTAAATTGGATGTAGTTTTAAAATACACAGAAAAGGAAATGATTGTCTCTGCCCAAGATAATGGAATTGGTTTTTTAGCTTCCGAAGAAAAAGGCAAAGGAATTGGACTTGATAATATTTCTAATAGAGCAAAGTTAATTGGAGCAGAAGCTGTTTTTACATCAGAAAAAAATAAGGGAACAACACTTTTAATACATTACAAATTATGA
- a CDS encoding DUF3098 domain-containing protein, whose protein sequence is MENENIQKPEFLFGKKNYIIMVVGLIFISLGFIFMAGGGSDNPEVFNEEIYNWQRIRLAPTLVIIGLGIEIYAILANPNK, encoded by the coding sequence ATGGAAAACGAAAACATTCAAAAACCAGAATTTTTATTCGGAAAAAAGAACTACATTATTATGGTAGTTGGTCTTATCTTTATCTCTTTAGGCTTTATTTTTATGGCTGGTGGAGGAAGTGATAACCCTGAAGTTTTTAACGAAGAAATTTACAATTGGCAACGAATTCGTTTGGCGCCAACTTTGGTAATTATTGGTTTGGGAATTGAAATTTATGCAATTTTAGCAAATCCTAATAAATAA
- the mce gene encoding methylmalonyl-CoA epimerase, producing MKKIEHIGIAVKDLETSNTLFASLFGKPHYKVEEVASEGVKTAFFKSGPNKIELLQATNPESAIAKFIDKKGEGIHHIAFAVSNIKAEIKRLTKEGFVVLNKEPKIGADNKLVAFLHPKSTNGVLIELCQERD from the coding sequence ATGAAAAAAATAGAACATATTGGAATCGCAGTTAAAGATTTAGAAACTTCGAATACGTTATTTGCATCACTTTTTGGAAAACCACATTATAAAGTGGAAGAAGTAGCTTCTGAAGGTGTAAAAACAGCGTTTTTTAAATCTGGACCTAATAAAATTGAGTTATTACAAGCTACAAATCCAGAAAGTGCGATTGCAAAGTTTATTGATAAAAAGGGAGAAGGAATTCATCATATTGCATTTGCAGTTTCTAACATAAAAGCAGAAATAAAAAGACTTACAAAAGAAGGTTTTGTAGTTTTAAATAAAGAACCTAAAATAGGAGCAGACAACAAGTTAGTAGCTTTTTTGCATCCAAAATCTACTAATGGTGTTTTAATAGAACTATGTCAAGAAAGAGATTAG